The proteins below are encoded in one region of Chitinophagales bacterium:
- the rpsE gene encoding 30S ribosomal protein S5, with translation MAQANIQRVKASELDLKDKVVSIQRVAKVTKGGRTFSFSALVVVGDGNGIVGQGLGKASEVQEAITKGIDDAKKNLVKVPIYKGTIPHEQISKSGASKVWIKPASHGTGVIAGGAMRAVLESAGVTDVLAKSLGSTNPHNVVKATILALSMLRDPISISQTRNVNLKKVFNG, from the coding sequence ATGGCACAAGCTAACATACAAAGGGTAAAGGCGAGCGAGCTGGATCTTAAAGATAAAGTAGTAAGCATTCAACGCGTTGCAAAAGTTACTAAGGGAGGCCGCACTTTTAGTTTTTCTGCACTCGTGGTAGTGGGTGATGGTAATGGTATTGTAGGCCAGGGTTTGGGTAAAGCCAGTGAAGTACAGGAAGCAATAACCAAAGGAATTGATGATGCAAAGAAGAATCTGGTTAAAGTGCCTATTTATAAAGGAACTATTCCACACGAACAAATATCTAAAAGCGGTGCTTCAAAGGTCTGGATAAAACCAGCCTCGCATGGTACGGGTGTAATTGCCGGTGGTGCTATGCGTGCTGTTCTGGAGAGTGCGGGTGTTACGGATGTATTGGCAAAGTCTCTCGGCTCTACTAACCCTCATAATGTGGTGAAAGCAACTATACTCGCCCTGTCAATGTTGCGCGATCCGATTAGTATTTCACAAACCCGGAATGTTAATTTAAAAAAAGTGTTTAACGGATAA
- the rpsM gene encoding 30S ribosomal protein S13: MARISGVDLPKNKQGYVGLAYLFGVGQSGAKKILQDAGVDIFKKVKDWNDDELNSIRTIINNDWKVEGALRSEVQLNIKRLMDIGCYRGIRHRKGLPTRGQRTRTNSRTRKGKRKTVAGKKKAPAKK, encoded by the coding sequence ATGGCACGTATCTCAGGTGTTGATTTACCTAAAAATAAGCAGGGCTATGTAGGGCTCGCTTATCTTTTTGGTGTTGGCCAATCAGGCGCAAAAAAAATTTTACAGGATGCGGGAGTTGACATTTTTAAGAAGGTAAAGGACTGGAACGATGATGAACTGAATTCTATCCGTACGATTATAAATAATGATTGGAAAGTAGAAGGTGCACTTCGTTCCGAAGTTCAGCTTAACATTAAGCGGCTGATGGATATTGGATGTTATCGTGGCATTCGTCATAGAAAGGGCTTGCCTACAAGAGGGCAGCGCACACGTACTAATTCCCGTACAAGAAAAGGTAAAAGGAAAACAGTGGCCGGTAAGAAAAAGGCACCAGCTAAGAAATAG
- the infA gene encoding translation initiation factor IF-1 has protein sequence MAKQDLIKQDGTITEALSNAMFRVRLENGHEIIATISGKMRMHYIRILPGDKVTVEMSPYDLTRGRITYRFK, from the coding sequence ATGGCGAAGCAGGATTTAATAAAACAAGACGGGACAATTACAGAAGCGTTATCTAATGCAATGTTTCGGGTTCGTCTTGAAAACGGTCATGAAATTATCGCCACAATATCCGGGAAAATGAGGATGCATTACATCCGGATTCTTCCAGGCGATAAGGTTACAGTTGAAATGTCACCTTATGATTTAACAAGAGGAAGAATTACATACCGGTTTAAGTAA
- a CDS encoding DNA-directed RNA polymerase subunit alpha — translation MALLTFQKPDKIVLQKATDFEGLFEFRPLEPGFGVTIGNALRRVLLSSLEGYAISSVRISGVDHEFSTIKGVIEDVTEIILNLKQIRFKKTTEEELPQEKVLISIKNKDDFRAGDIEKASSNFRIMNPDLVICRMERSVKLDLEIMVSKGRGYVPAEDNEIKDAPIGTIATDAIYTPIKNVKYSVENTRVEQKTDYEKLIFEIATDGTIHPEEAIKEAARILIQHLMLISDENITFDSKEKKEDDVVDEHILHMRKLLKTPLEDLDLSVRAYNCLKAAKISSLSELVKYDTNELLKFRNFGRKSLMEIEALINEKGLHFGMDLGKFGLEE, via the coding sequence ATGGCTTTACTAACATTTCAAAAACCTGATAAAATCGTTCTTCAAAAAGCAACAGATTTTGAAGGGTTATTTGAATTTCGTCCACTTGAACCGGGCTTTGGCGTTACCATTGGAAATGCTTTAAGGCGGGTCTTGCTTTCTTCATTAGAAGGCTATGCCATCTCTTCTGTTCGCATCAGTGGCGTGGACCATGAATTTTCTACTATTAAGGGAGTGATTGAGGATGTAACGGAAATCATTCTGAATCTAAAACAAATTCGTTTTAAAAAGACCACCGAAGAGGAATTGCCTCAGGAGAAGGTTTTAATTTCTATAAAAAATAAAGATGATTTCCGGGCAGGTGATATTGAAAAGGCATCCTCTAATTTCAGGATCATGAATCCTGATCTTGTGATCTGCAGAATGGAGCGGAGTGTAAAACTTGATCTGGAAATTATGGTATCTAAAGGGCGGGGTTACGTACCTGCTGAAGATAATGAAATAAAAGACGCACCCATTGGCACAATTGCCACCGATGCTATCTATACGCCGATTAAAAATGTTAAGTACAGTGTGGAAAACACACGTGTGGAGCAGAAAACGGATTATGAAAAATTGATTTTTGAAATTGCTACTGACGGAACTATTCATCCTGAAGAAGCAATAAAAGAAGCCGCTCGCATTCTTATTCAGCATCTGATGCTGATCTCGGATGAGAATATAACTTTTGACAGCAAAGAGAAAAAAGAGGATGATGTAGTGGATGAGCACATACTTCATATGCGTAAATTGCTGAAGACACCTCTTGAAGATTTGGATTTGTCTGTAAGGGCTTACAACTGTTTGAAGGCTGCTAAAATCAGCTCACTGAGTGAATTGGTGAAGTATGATACCAATGAGCTTTTAAAATTCCGGAACTTTGGTCGTAAATCCTTAATGGAAATTGAAGCATTAATTAATGAAAAGGGTCTTCATTTCGGAATGGATTTAGGCAAGTTTGGTTTAGAGGAATAG
- the rpmJ gene encoding 50S ribosomal protein L36, with protein MKVRASIKKRSVDCKIVRRKGKLYVINKKNPRFKQRQG; from the coding sequence ATGAAGGTTCGGGCATCCATAAAAAAACGAAGCGTAGACTGCAAAATAGTTCGCAGAAAAGGAAAGCTTTACGTCATCAATAAAAAGAACCCACGTTTTAAACAACGTCAGGGTTAA
- a CDS encoding NUDIX domain-containing protein, translated as MPEKFIIRVYGLLIDVERGVLVADEMEAGQRFTKFPGGGLEWGEGTHDCLIREWKEELGQDIIPTEHFYTTDFFQVSAFNKDYQVLSIYYLIKTIGEPQIPFSVRKFDFKEETNGAESFRWITLNDFHEDLLTFPIDRHVAKLIRNKF; from the coding sequence ATGCCTGAAAAATTTATTATTCGTGTTTACGGCCTTTTGATAGATGTTGAAAGAGGAGTGTTGGTTGCAGATGAAATGGAAGCAGGTCAGCGATTTACAAAGTTTCCGGGAGGAGGTCTGGAATGGGGCGAAGGAACACATGACTGCCTGATACGGGAATGGAAAGAAGAATTAGGACAGGATATTATTCCAACCGAACATTTCTATACTACAGATTTTTTCCAGGTTTCAGCCTTTAATAAAGACTACCAGGTACTCAGTATTTATTATCTGATAAAAACAATCGGTGAACCACAGATTCCATTTTCGGTTAGAAAGTTTGATTTTAAGGAAGAAACAAATGGCGCCGAATCATTCCGATGGATCACACTAAACGATTTTCATGAAGATCTTCTTACCTTTCCTATTGATCGGCATGTGGCAAAATTGATTAGAAATAAATTTTAA
- the secY gene encoding preprotein translocase subunit SecY produces the protein MKRFIQTIQNIWKIDDLRQRILYTLALVFIYRVGSYIVLPGVDAVQLESLGQQSAKGVFGLLDIFAGGAFSRASIFALGIMPYISASIVMQLLTMAIPTFQKMQKEGESGRRKINQFTRVLTVFITAAQASGYVVYLKSGLGANLVNDNGLFWLSSVTILTAGTIFVMWMGERITDRGIGNGISLLIMIGIIARLPFALISEFESRINEGGGAIAFLLEIAVLLGVVVVVIMLVQGTRKIPVQYAKRVVGNKQYGGVRQYIPLKVNAAGVMPIIFAQALMFIPATIAQFFPDSAAMQGATTFTNPGSFWYSFIFTILIVIFTYFYTALIVNPIQMADDMKRNGGFIPGVKPGRQTANFIDNVMSRITLPGALFLAFVAIMPSFARIFGVNTQFANFYGGTSLLILVGVVLDTLQQIESHLLMRHYDGLMKSGRIKGRTQGVQVSS, from the coding sequence ATGAAACGTTTCATTCAAACTATACAAAACATCTGGAAAATAGATGACCTGCGTCAGCGTATCTTATATACCCTGGCTTTGGTTTTCATCTATCGCGTTGGTTCTTACATCGTGCTTCCGGGCGTAGATGCTGTTCAGCTCGAGTCACTCGGTCAGCAGTCAGCTAAAGGAGTATTTGGCCTGCTGGATATTTTTGCAGGAGGCGCCTTTTCCAGGGCTTCCATTTTTGCACTTGGCATTATGCCTTATATCTCTGCTTCTATTGTGATGCAATTGTTGACGATGGCGATTCCTACATTTCAAAAGATGCAGAAAGAAGGAGAAAGCGGTCGCAGGAAAATAAATCAATTTACTCGTGTCTTAACTGTGTTTATTACAGCTGCACAAGCTTCAGGCTATGTTGTATATTTAAAAAGCGGACTTGGAGCCAACCTTGTTAACGACAATGGCTTATTCTGGTTATCCTCGGTTACCATTCTTACTGCAGGGACCATCTTTGTAATGTGGATGGGCGAAAGAATAACCGATCGCGGCATTGGAAATGGAATTTCACTCTTAATCATGATAGGCATTATTGCCCGGTTACCATTTGCTTTAATTTCAGAATTCGAAAGCCGTATTAATGAAGGAGGGGGGGCAATAGCCTTTCTATTGGAAATTGCGGTTTTATTGGGAGTTGTAGTGGTGGTAATTATGCTGGTACAGGGAACCCGGAAAATACCGGTTCAATATGCAAAAAGGGTAGTAGGAAATAAGCAATATGGCGGCGTCCGGCAATACATACCATTAAAAGTTAACGCTGCCGGAGTTATGCCTATAATCTTTGCGCAGGCTTTAATGTTTATTCCGGCAACTATAGCCCAGTTTTTTCCTGATTCGGCTGCTATGCAGGGAGCTACAACCTTTACAAATCCCGGTTCCTTTTGGTACAGCTTTATATTTACCATACTAATAGTGATTTTCACTTATTTTTATACAGCCCTGATCGTAAACCCGATTCAGATGGCTGATGATATGAAACGTAATGGAGGTTTTATTCCTGGCGTAAAACCCGGAAGACAAACTGCCAACTTCATAGATAATGTAATGTCAAGGATCACTTTACCAGGTGCATTATTTTTAGCCTTTGTAGCAATTATGCCATCTTTTGCCAGAATTTTTGGTGTAAATACTCAGTTCGCCAATTTTTACGGTGGAACATCACTACTTATTTTGGTAGGTGTGGTTTTGGATACTCTTCAACAGATTGAGAGTCATTTATTGATGCGCCATTATGATGGCTTAATGAAATCAGGCCGGATAAAAGGCCGTACTCAAGGTGTACAAGTTTCTTCCTGA
- the rplF gene encoding 50S ribosomal protein L6 — protein MSRIGKLPVSVPKGVAVTVSPANEVTVKGPKGQLSQRLDPDITLKIEDGVLKLERATEQKRHKALHGLYRALLANMVKGVTDGYEKKLELVGVGFRATVTGQLLELSVGYSHPVMFALPKEIKATAEQLKGQNPVITLQSYDKQLIGQIAAKIRGVRKPEPYKGKGIKFSNEILRRKAGKSAATGAK, from the coding sequence ATGTCACGAATAGGTAAATTACCGGTTTCAGTTCCCAAAGGTGTTGCTGTTACTGTTTCACCTGCTAATGAGGTAACGGTAAAGGGTCCAAAAGGACAATTGTCTCAAAGGCTTGATCCTGATATTACTTTGAAGATTGAAGATGGAGTGCTTAAGCTCGAACGTGCTACGGAGCAAAAACGACATAAAGCGTTGCATGGCTTATACCGTGCTTTGCTTGCAAATATGGTAAAAGGAGTTACTGATGGATATGAAAAGAAGCTTGAACTTGTTGGCGTAGGATTTCGTGCCACCGTAACCGGTCAGTTGCTCGAGTTGTCAGTTGGATATTCTCACCCGGTAATGTTTGCATTGCCTAAAGAAATTAAAGCAACGGCAGAGCAGTTAAAAGGACAAAACCCTGTGATTACTTTACAGAGCTATGATAAACAGCTGATTGGTCAGATTGCTGCTAAAATCCGAGGAGTTCGAAAGCCCGAACCTTATAAAGGAAAAGGTATTAAATTCAGCAATGAAATTTTGAGACGGAAGGCAGGCAAATCTGCTGCAACAGGAGCTAAATAA
- the map gene encoding type I methionyl aminopeptidase, with amino-acid sequence MIYYKTVEEIENIRKSSLLVSRTLAEVAKNIKPGITTIDLDVIGEEFIRDHGAYPAFLGYRGFPNTLCVSVNEQIVHGVPGSYALKEGDIVSIDTGVVLDKFYGDSAYTFAVGEIDEQKKRLMQITRESLFLAVEQARVGKRIGDIAFTVQDFVERNGYSIVRELVGHGLGKKLHEDPEVPNYGKRGAGTKLLEGLVIAIEPMVNMGKRNVMQSPDGWTIYTEDKLPSAHFEHTVAITRNGPDVLTTFEFIEEVVYGTVV; translated from the coding sequence ATGATTTATTACAAAACAGTTGAAGAAATTGAGAACATCAGGAAAAGTTCTTTGCTTGTTTCCAGGACCCTTGCTGAAGTAGCAAAAAACATTAAGCCTGGTATCACCACGATTGATCTGGACGTTATTGGAGAAGAATTTATTCGTGACCATGGAGCGTATCCGGCTTTCCTTGGTTACAGAGGGTTCCCGAACACACTTTGTGTATCAGTAAATGAGCAGATAGTTCATGGGGTACCCGGAAGTTATGCTTTAAAAGAAGGTGATATTGTATCTATCGATACAGGAGTTGTGCTAGATAAATTTTATGGAGACAGCGCCTACACCTTTGCTGTAGGAGAAATAGATGAACAAAAAAAAAGGTTAATGCAAATTACCCGGGAGTCGTTGTTTCTTGCAGTAGAACAGGCACGCGTTGGGAAGAGGATAGGGGACATTGCATTTACCGTGCAGGACTTTGTTGAGCGAAATGGCTATTCAATAGTCAGGGAACTGGTTGGTCATGGTCTGGGGAAGAAATTACATGAAGATCCGGAAGTGCCTAATTATGGTAAACGGGGTGCAGGTACCAAGTTGCTGGAAGGATTGGTTATTGCCATTGAACCGATGGTGAATATGGGTAAGCGAAACGTAATGCAATCACCTGATGGTTGGACAATTTATACAGAAGATAAATTACCCTCGGCGCATTTCGAACATACTGTTGCGATTACCAGGAATGGTCCTGATGTGTTAACCACTTTTGAATTCATTGAAGAGGTTGTTTACGGAACCGTTGTATAG
- the rplO gene encoding 50S ribosomal protein L15 — protein sequence MNLSSLKPAKGSIKKVKRIGRGEGSGHGGTSTRGNNGAGQRSGNKEKRGFEGGQMPLQRRLPKGGFKNLFRREYEIINLGKLQEYADKFGIADINHETLTQNHIIRKKDRVKILGNGELKTKLNVHVNAVSESAKSAIEAAGGTVNLI from the coding sequence ATGAATCTTAGTAGCCTGAAGCCTGCAAAGGGTTCTATAAAGAAGGTAAAAAGAATTGGCCGTGGTGAGGGCAGTGGCCATGGTGGCACTTCCACACGTGGCAATAATGGTGCAGGTCAGCGGTCCGGTAACAAAGAAAAGAGAGGCTTTGAAGGTGGTCAAATGCCTTTACAGCGTCGCCTTCCTAAGGGTGGTTTTAAAAACTTGTTCCGGAGAGAATATGAAATTATCAACCTAGGAAAGTTGCAGGAATATGCTGATAAATTCGGTATAGCTGATATCAACCATGAGACCTTAACTCAAAATCACATTATCAGAAAGAAAGACCGTGTTAAGATTCTTGGTAATGGCGAATTAAAAACAAAGCTGAATGTTCATGTGAATGCAGTCAGCGAATCAGCAAAAAGTGCAATTGAGGCAGCAGGAGGAACTGTTAACCTGATATAA
- the rpsK gene encoding 30S ribosomal protein S11 codes for MAEVKKVAKKRTIKAEPEGHVHIQASFNNIIITFTNKTGQVISWSSAGKVGFKGSKKNTPYAAQVAAQEASKVAHDSGMRKVEVFVKGPGSGRESAIRSISASGIDVTVIRDVTPLPHNGCRPPKRRRV; via the coding sequence ATGGCAGAAGTAAAAAAGGTAGCTAAGAAAAGAACGATTAAGGCAGAGCCGGAAGGTCATGTTCACATTCAGGCCAGTTTTAATAATATTATTATCACCTTCACCAATAAAACCGGTCAGGTTATTTCCTGGTCATCTGCGGGAAAGGTAGGTTTTAAAGGTTCTAAGAAAAATACTCCTTATGCTGCCCAGGTTGCGGCGCAGGAGGCTTCAAAAGTTGCTCATGACTCAGGAATGAGAAAGGTAGAAGTCTTTGTGAAGGGACCCGGTTCAGGGCGTGAATCAGCGATTCGATCAATTTCAGCTTCAGGTATTGATGTAACGGTGATCCGCGATGTAACTCCGCTTCCGCATAATGGCTGCCGCCCCCCTAAAAGAAGAAGAGTTTAA
- the rpmD gene encoding 50S ribosomal protein L30: protein MSKLKITQVKSAIDRSARQKKTIEALGIRKLHMSVVKEDTPQIQGMIVKVKHLITVEKAEI from the coding sequence ATGTCAAAATTAAAAATCACGCAGGTTAAAAGCGCTATTGATCGTTCTGCCCGTCAAAAGAAAACTATTGAAGCATTAGGCATTAGAAAATTACACATGTCGGTTGTAAAAGAGGATACTCCTCAAATACAGGGAATGATTGTAAAAGTGAAGCATTTAATTACAGTGGAAAAAGCAGAAATATGA
- a CDS encoding DUF2807 domain-containing protein produces the protein MKKSPFLSLILLLLIVTSSCVNSQNVITGKGEMISQSRNVSDFKNITLNVPGDVYLTQGNFNCSISAQQNVQDVLITEIKGDALIIRYKDHTNVRTSLDIKINVSLPALTGVEINGSGNVYAQGDFSSDKMKLEVNGSGNLKMLNVSASTFNAEVNGSGGVEMKGLVSDNLIATVNGSGTVSRLTGNVKSVKLNINGSGEIQAAELSGESVKASISGSGTIKIGVHGSLDAEVTGSGDVYYKGTPGSIHKDVTGSGSVSAL, from the coding sequence ATGAAAAAATCACCCTTTCTTTCTTTGATTCTGCTACTTCTTATTGTCACCTCCTCGTGTGTAAATTCTCAAAATGTTATTACAGGCAAAGGAGAAATGATTTCTCAAAGCCGCAACGTCAGCGATTTTAAAAATATTACATTGAATGTTCCGGGGGATGTATACTTAACGCAGGGAAATTTTAATTGCAGTATTTCCGCCCAGCAAAATGTTCAGGATGTACTTATAACCGAAATTAAAGGAGATGCATTAATTATAAGGTATAAGGATCATACTAATGTACGCACCTCTCTTGATATTAAGATAAACGTGAGTTTGCCCGCTTTAACAGGAGTAGAAATAAACGGTTCAGGAAATGTTTATGCCCAGGGTGATTTTTCATCCGATAAAATGAAACTGGAAGTAAACGGATCCGGCAATTTAAAAATGTTAAACGTTTCTGCCAGCACATTTAACGCAGAGGTAAATGGATCAGGCGGAGTGGAAATGAAAGGATTGGTTAGTGATAACCTAATTGCTACAGTAAATGGATCAGGAACTGTTTCCAGGCTTACCGGAAATGTTAAAAGTGTTAAGTTGAATATTAATGGATCCGGAGAAATACAGGCTGCTGAATTATCCGGCGAATCGGTAAAAGCATCTATTTCAGGTTCCGGAACCATAAAAATCGGTGTTCATGGCTCACTCGATGCCGAAGTAACAGGAAGCGGCGATGTGTACTATAAAGGAACTCCCGGTTCCATTCATAAGGATGTTACCGGCTCGGGCAGTGTAAGTGCACTTTGA
- a CDS encoding dicarboxylate/amino acid:cation symporter has product MLRRLNLTVQIIIAMVLGIIVGQVFRATHSDPEQLKSFSTSIQILSDIFLRLIKMIIAPLVFSLLLVGIAKAGDFKTVGRIGLKTIVYFTVAALLAMLTGLTIVNIFQPGKTLNLQQETSASIATNKFNAKEFITHLFPESVVDSMAHNQILPIIIFVIFFGIAVAAIGEKGKIIILFFDAAAHAMLKLTGYVMKTAPIGVFGAITSVVAQQGLTILKGYFTIIVLFYAGLLIFIFGILFSICLLTKINFIKLFNEVKQPMLIAFTTASSEAAMPKTIVGLERFGCSNRIVSFVLPLGYSFNLDGSILYMIFAAMSLAQAYHMDLSIGQQITMMLVLLVSSKGMAGVPRASLVVLAGMLTVFNIPSAGLTVLLAIDWLFDMGRACTNVIGNAVATAVVAKWEDGSQVNEFGKDDI; this is encoded by the coding sequence ATGCTCAGGCGCCTTAATCTCACCGTACAGATCATTATTGCCATGGTGCTCGGCATTATTGTCGGGCAAGTCTTTAGAGCCACCCACAGTGATCCGGAACAGCTGAAATCTTTTAGTACCTCTATACAAATCCTGAGTGATATTTTTCTCCGGCTGATCAAAATGATCATTGCACCGCTGGTGTTTTCTTTGCTGCTGGTAGGCATTGCCAAAGCAGGAGATTTCAAGACAGTGGGAAGAATAGGATTGAAGACTATTGTCTATTTTACTGTGGCTGCTTTGTTAGCAATGCTAACAGGCCTGACAATAGTAAATATTTTTCAGCCGGGTAAAACATTAAATCTGCAGCAGGAAACATCGGCTTCAATAGCCACAAATAAATTTAATGCAAAGGAATTCATAACACATCTTTTTCCTGAAAGTGTGGTGGATTCAATGGCACATAATCAGATTTTGCCCATCATTATTTTTGTCATTTTTTTTGGGATAGCAGTGGCTGCAATCGGGGAAAAAGGAAAAATTATAATTCTATTTTTTGATGCTGCAGCCCATGCCATGCTAAAGCTTACCGGATATGTAATGAAAACGGCCCCCATCGGAGTCTTTGGGGCCATTACATCAGTAGTTGCACAGCAGGGTCTAACAATATTAAAGGGATATTTTACTATTATCGTTTTGTTTTATGCAGGGTTGCTGATTTTTATATTCGGAATTTTGTTTTCAATCTGCCTTCTCACCAAAATTAATTTCATTAAACTGTTTAATGAGGTTAAACAACCCATGCTTATTGCTTTTACTACTGCAAGCTCAGAAGCAGCAATGCCGAAGACCATTGTGGGCCTGGAACGATTTGGCTGTTCCAACCGCATTGTGAGCTTTGTATTACCGTTGGGATATTCCTTTAACTTGGATGGCTCCATTCTCTACATGATATTTGCTGCAATGTCTCTTGCACAGGCATACCATATGGATCTTTCTATTGGTCAGCAGATTACTATGATGCTGGTGTTACTAGTAAGCAGCAAGGGAATGGCTGGTGTACCCAGAGCTTCATTGGTAGTATTGGCCGGAATGCTTACTGTTTTCAATATTCCATCAGCAGGATTAACAGTATTACTGGCTATAGATTGGTTATTTGATATGGGGAGGGCATGCACCAATGTAATCGGCAATGCAGTAGCCACAGCAGTAGTGGCTAAATGGGAAGATGGCTCTCAAGTGAATGAATTTGGTAAAGATGATATCTGA
- the rpsD gene encoding 30S ribosomal protein S4, whose product MARYTGPRAKVNRSFGEPIMGYTKALEKKNHPPGMHGLSRKKKQTSEYATQLKEKQKAKMTYGLLERQFARFYGEAVRKKGVTGENLLKLLESRLDNTVYRLGISPTRRGARQLVSHKHITVNGRVANVPSYILKPGDVIGLKGKSAEFGAVKQALGNRDAKYPWLEWNSDKLQGIFLALPEKDQIPENIHEQLIVELYSK is encoded by the coding sequence ATGGCTCGATACACAGGACCCAGGGCAAAAGTGAATAGAAGTTTCGGTGAACCGATTATGGGTTATACCAAAGCACTTGAAAAGAAAAATCACCCTCCCGGAATGCATGGGCTGTCGCGCAAGAAAAAGCAGACGTCCGAGTATGCAACGCAGCTTAAAGAAAAACAAAAAGCAAAGATGACCTATGGCTTGCTGGAGCGGCAGTTTGCCAGATTTTATGGTGAGGCCGTCCGTAAAAAAGGAGTTACGGGTGAAAACCTTCTCAAGCTGCTGGAATCAAGACTGGATAATACAGTGTATCGTTTAGGTATTTCACCGACACGCCGGGGTGCCCGTCAGCTTGTTTCCCATAAGCATATCACGGTGAATGGAAGAGTAGCTAATGTTCCTTCTTACATTTTAAAACCGGGTGATGTAATTGGATTGAAAGGTAAATCTGCGGAGTTTGGTGCTGTTAAACAGGCGCTTGGGAACAGAGATGCAAAATATCCATGGCTCGAATGGAATAGCGATAAGCTTCAGGGTATTTTTCTGGCCTTGCCTGAAAAGGATCAGATACCAGAAAATATTCATGAGCAATTAATTGTGGAATTGTATTCAAAATAA
- the rplQ gene encoding 50S ribosomal protein L17 yields the protein MRHQNKINPLGRDTQHRKALMSNMATSLILHKNITTTTAKAKALRGYVEPLLTRAKKDSTHNRRMVFSLLRSKEAVDLLFGEVAEKIASRPGGYTRVIKIGFRPGDNADMALIELVDYSLLSGEVKETDTTAENIQKKRTRRAGKKSPGMKTESKTDKARGEKKPTTKTPNAPKIRQRKTGGS from the coding sequence ATGAGACACCAGAACAAAATCAACCCCCTTGGCAGGGATACGCAGCACCGTAAAGCATTGATGAGCAATATGGCTACTTCATTGATTTTACATAAAAACATAACCACTACCACGGCTAAAGCAAAAGCATTGAGGGGTTATGTAGAGCCTTTACTTACAAGAGCTAAAAAGGACAGTACGCATAACCGCCGCATGGTATTCAGTTTACTTCGCAGTAAAGAGGCTGTGGATTTATTGTTTGGTGAAGTTGCCGAGAAAATAGCTTCCCGGCCGGGTGGCTATACACGCGTAATCAAAATTGGATTTCGCCCCGGAGATAATGCTGATATGGCATTAATTGAATTAGTTGATTACAGCTTATTGAGCGGAGAAGTAAAAGAAACCGATACAACCGCTGAAAACATCCAAAAGAAGCGCACAAGGAGGGCCGGCAAAAAGTCCCCAGGAATGAAAACAGAATCAAAAACGGATAAAGCAAGAGGTGAAAAAAAGCCAACTACCAAAACACCAAATGCACCAAAAATCAGGCAGCGAAAAACGGGTGGTTCTTAA
- a CDS encoding 50S ribosomal protein L18: protein MSVRKEARREKIRRRIRKSLTGTKERPRLSVFRSNRDIYAQIIDDVNGHTLIAASSRVVKSETGNKVDASKEVGRTLARQAVDAGIISVVFDRGGYLYHGRVKALADGAREGGLKF from the coding sequence ATGTCAGTTAGAAAAGAAGCAAGGAGAGAAAAAATACGAAGAAGGATTAGAAAAAGTCTTACAGGTACAAAAGAACGTCCCCGGCTTTCTGTTTTTCGCAGCAATCGCGATATATACGCTCAGATAATTGATGATGTTAACGGGCATACTTTGATTGCTGCTTCTTCCAGGGTAGTAAAATCAGAAACAGGTAATAAAGTGGATGCCTCAAAAGAAGTAGGAAGAACACTGGCCAGGCAAGCTGTTGATGCTGGTATTATCTCGGTGGTTTTCGATCGCGGAGGATACCTGTATCATGGGCGTGTAAAAGCGCTGGCCGATGGAGCCCGGGAGGGTGGATTGAAATTTTAA